In a genomic window of Streptomyces koelreuteriae:
- the pgi gene encoding glucose-6-phosphate isomerase produces MNADGRTRLNQTPEWTALAKHREELGEVGLRELFAAEPGRGTAYALRVGDLYVDYSKHLVTDDTLRLLRGLAAATDVFGLRDAMFRGEKINTTEDRSVLHTALRAPRDAVVEVDGENVVPGVHAVLDKMAGFADRVRSGEWTGHTGKRIRNVVNIGIGGSDLGPAMAFEVLRAYTDRSMTFRFVSNVDGADLHEAVRDLDPAETLFIVASKTFTTIETVTNATSARSWLLAALGDEAAVAKHFVALSTNAEKVAGFGIDTANMFEFWDWVGGRYSYDSAIGLSLMIAIGPDRFREMLDGFWIVDEHFRTAPAESNVPLLLGLLGIWYGNFHDAQSHAVLPYSHYLSKFTAYLQQLDMESNGKYVDRDGREVEWQTGPVVWGTPGTNGQHAYYQLIHQGTKLIPADFIGFARPVAELSDELKAQHDLLMANFFAQTQALAFGKTPQEVRAEGVPEELVPHKTFQGNHPTTTILAPELTPSVLGQLVALYEHKVFVQGAVWNIDSFDQWGVELGKVLAKRVEPALTEGAEVEGLDASTEALVATYRELRGRQ; encoded by the coding sequence ATGAACGCAGACGGCCGTACCAGGCTCAATCAGACGCCCGAGTGGACGGCACTGGCCAAGCATCGCGAGGAACTGGGCGAGGTGGGGCTGCGCGAGCTGTTCGCCGCCGAGCCCGGCCGCGGCACCGCGTACGCCCTCCGGGTCGGCGACCTGTACGTCGACTACTCCAAGCACCTCGTCACCGACGACACCCTGCGACTGCTGCGGGGACTGGCCGCCGCCACCGATGTCTTCGGGCTCCGGGACGCCATGTTCCGCGGGGAGAAGATCAACACCACCGAGGACCGGTCGGTGCTGCACACCGCGCTGCGGGCGCCGCGGGACGCGGTGGTCGAGGTCGACGGTGAGAACGTGGTGCCGGGTGTGCACGCGGTGCTGGACAAGATGGCCGGCTTCGCCGACCGCGTCCGCTCCGGGGAGTGGACCGGCCACACCGGCAAGCGCATCCGCAACGTCGTCAACATCGGCATCGGCGGTTCCGACCTGGGTCCGGCGATGGCGTTCGAGGTGCTGCGCGCCTACACGGACCGCTCGATGACGTTCCGCTTCGTGTCGAACGTGGACGGTGCCGACCTGCACGAGGCGGTCAGGGATCTGGACCCGGCGGAGACGCTGTTCATCGTCGCGTCCAAGACCTTCACCACCATCGAGACGGTCACCAACGCCACCTCCGCCCGAAGCTGGCTGCTGGCCGCGCTCGGTGACGAGGCCGCTGTCGCCAAGCACTTCGTGGCGCTGTCGACGAACGCCGAGAAGGTCGCCGGGTTCGGTATCGACACGGCCAACATGTTCGAGTTCTGGGACTGGGTCGGCGGACGCTACTCGTACGACTCCGCGATCGGCCTGTCCCTGATGATCGCCATCGGCCCGGACCGCTTCCGGGAGATGCTCGACGGGTTCTGGATCGTCGACGAGCACTTCCGGACCGCGCCCGCCGAGTCCAATGTGCCGCTGCTGCTGGGCCTGCTGGGCATCTGGTACGGCAACTTCCACGACGCCCAGTCGCACGCGGTGCTGCCCTACAGCCACTATCTGTCGAAGTTCACCGCATATCTCCAGCAGCTCGACATGGAGTCCAACGGCAAGTACGTGGACCGGGACGGGCGTGAGGTCGAGTGGCAGACGGGGCCGGTGGTGTGGGGCACGCCGGGCACCAACGGGCAGCACGCCTACTACCAGCTCATCCACCAGGGCACGAAGCTGATCCCGGCGGACTTCATCGGCTTCGCGCGGCCCGTCGCCGAGCTGAGCGACGAGCTGAAGGCGCAGCACGATCTGCTGATGGCCAACTTCTTCGCGCAGACGCAGGCGCTCGCCTTCGGCAAGACGCCGCAGGAGGTGCGGGCCGAGGGGGTGCCGGAGGAGCTGGTGCCGCACAAGACGTTCCAGGGCAATCACCCGACGACCACGATCCTGGCGCCCGAGCTGACGCCGTCCGTCCTCGGCCAATTGGTCGCCCTCTACGAGCACAAGGTGTTCGTGCAGGGCGCGGTGTGGAACATCGATTCCTTCGACCAGTGGGGCGTGGAGCTGGGCAAGGTCCTCGCCAAGCGCGTCGAGCCCGCGCTGACCGAGGGCGCCGAGGTCGAGGGCCTGGACGCCTCCACCGAGGCTCTGGTCGCCACGTACCGGGAGCTGCGCGGACGGCAGTGA
- a CDS encoding FtsX-like permease family protein — translation MRATLRWAHSDLRTHRGEALFLVLATAGIVASLLLATALFGYATNPWQRVFTQSHGAHVWLHTDAAADTGKLAGLDGVDSVAGPYPTADVTVSSRGSRAAVELRGTQERPSVGNPPVVSGRWLDPSTPNGVVLESRLARALLAEPGDTIGVPGTARELTVVGLADSAEPRYRPGEQPGLVWALPSAVPDPGGQVIGLRLTDPGDTSYVVQRAVTVLGAGAIGEVSTWQQARAEAQGDNRLLGQVLGLFGLGALVAAGLAVHGAISTRIRGHLRDLSILKAIGFTPGQVVRVFLLQHLAYALLGAVAAAALAEVLGSRIPGRLGDAVGVWQGLPGHTVALIVIPVGAVLFIGATTGLAAWRAGRVPPVPVPRPTAALGGRLTGATGRSRGRAPGETEAGHGVRPASVLRRVLRLPPAAPRTGQLSGMARRALGLRIPPALVLGWHKAFTRRPRSLATVARLTLPLLLIVVAMSAWTTIDRFHSEPEQIGLPTTLSVRADAGLNERQTRTLLERDPQVAAAYPGVETAALVPGQTATIALRGLGTQQDPYPYTLAEGRAARGADEAVAGQGLLDLLDVHVGDWVRMTVGDQPQILHIVGRSIEPENAGRVISTSLDTLRANDPGLRPTLYELRLDPGADPGEVADRLATAGRGHLDVHTVANPADGLSPLRAVVAGLIAVLALIGLIELLTAIGGTVREGERDLLALKAIGLSPRQITAITVTATGCTALAAVLAATALGLPLAHWLIDAQGRSSGIGAGIAQGPSALLMLLLGAAAVLCAAALAALPAARAARRRLADTLSAVA, via the coding sequence GTGCGAGCCACCCTGCGCTGGGCCCACTCCGATCTGCGCACGCACCGCGGCGAGGCGCTGTTCCTCGTCCTGGCCACCGCGGGCATCGTCGCCTCGCTGCTGCTGGCCACGGCCCTGTTCGGGTACGCGACCAACCCCTGGCAGCGCGTCTTCACACAGTCGCACGGCGCGCATGTGTGGCTGCACACCGACGCGGCCGCCGACACCGGGAAGCTGGCCGGTCTGGACGGCGTCGACTCCGTCGCCGGTCCCTATCCCACCGCCGATGTCACCGTCTCCTCACGAGGCAGCCGCGCCGCCGTGGAGTTGCGCGGCACTCAGGAACGGCCGTCCGTCGGCAACCCGCCGGTCGTCTCCGGCCGCTGGCTCGACCCTTCGACGCCGAACGGTGTGGTCCTGGAGAGCCGCCTCGCCCGCGCCCTGCTGGCCGAGCCCGGCGACACCATCGGCGTGCCCGGCACCGCCCGCGAGCTGACCGTCGTGGGGCTCGCCGACAGCGCCGAGCCCCGCTACCGGCCCGGTGAGCAGCCGGGCCTGGTGTGGGCCCTGCCGTCGGCCGTGCCCGACCCCGGCGGCCAGGTGATCGGGCTGCGCCTGACGGACCCCGGCGACACCTCCTACGTCGTGCAGCGTGCCGTGACCGTGCTGGGAGCCGGGGCGATCGGCGAGGTGTCCACCTGGCAGCAGGCCCGCGCCGAGGCCCAGGGCGACAACCGGCTCCTCGGCCAGGTGCTGGGCCTGTTCGGGCTGGGCGCGCTGGTCGCCGCCGGGCTCGCCGTGCATGGGGCGATCAGCACCCGTATCCGGGGCCACCTGCGGGATCTCTCCATCCTGAAGGCGATCGGCTTCACCCCGGGCCAGGTGGTCCGCGTCTTCCTGCTCCAGCATCTCGCCTACGCCCTGCTGGGCGCCGTTGCCGCCGCCGCGCTCGCCGAGGTACTGGGCAGCCGCATCCCCGGACGGCTCGGGGACGCGGTCGGGGTGTGGCAGGGCCTTCCCGGGCACACCGTGGCGCTGATCGTGATCCCGGTGGGTGCCGTGCTGTTCATCGGCGCGACCACCGGCCTTGCCGCATGGCGGGCGGGACGAGTCCCGCCGGTGCCGGTGCCGAGGCCCACGGCGGCGCTGGGCGGGCGATTGACCGGGGCGACGGGCCGAAGCCGCGGGCGCGCGCCCGGCGAAACGGAAGCCGGCCACGGAGTGCGGCCGGCGAGCGTCCTGCGCCGCGTCCTTCGACTCCCGCCCGCGGCGCCACGCACCGGACAGCTCTCCGGCATGGCCCGCCGGGCCCTCGGCCTGCGGATTCCGCCCGCGCTGGTGCTGGGCTGGCACAAGGCATTCACCCGCCGCCCCCGCTCCCTCGCCACCGTCGCCCGCCTCACGCTGCCGCTGCTGCTGATCGTCGTGGCGATGAGCGCGTGGACCACCATCGACCGCTTCCACAGCGAGCCGGAGCAGATCGGCCTGCCCACCACCCTCAGCGTCCGCGCCGACGCCGGCCTGAACGAACGGCAGACCCGCACCCTCCTGGAACGCGACCCGCAGGTCGCCGCCGCCTACCCCGGCGTCGAGACGGCCGCCCTGGTCCCGGGCCAGACGGCGACCATCGCCCTGCGCGGCCTCGGCACCCAGCAGGACCCCTACCCCTACACCCTCGCCGAGGGCCGCGCCGCCCGTGGCGCCGACGAGGCGGTGGCCGGGCAGGGCCTGCTCGACCTGCTGGACGTGCACGTCGGCGACTGGGTCCGCATGACCGTCGGCGACCAGCCGCAGATCCTGCACATCGTGGGCCGCAGCATCGAGCCGGAGAACGCCGGCCGGGTCATCTCCACGTCCCTCGACACCCTCCGCGCCAACGACCCCGGGCTCCGCCCGACCCTCTACGAGCTGCGCCTGGACCCCGGCGCCGACCCGGGGGAGGTCGCCGACCGGCTCGCCACGGCCGGGCGCGGCCATCTGGACGTGCACACCGTGGCCAACCCCGCCGACGGGCTCTCCCCACTGCGGGCCGTCGTCGCCGGGCTGATCGCCGTGCTCGCCCTCATCGGGCTCATCGAGCTGCTGACCGCGATCGGCGGCACCGTCCGCGAGGGCGAACGGGACCTGCTGGCGCTGAAGGCCATCGGTCTGTCCCCCCGCCAGATCACGGCGATCACGGTCACGGCCACCGGCTGCACGGCCCTGGCAGCCGTCCTCGCCGCCACCGCCCTGGGACTGCCGCTCGCCCACTGGCTCATCGACGCCCAGGGCAGGTCAAGCGGGATCGGTGCGGGCATCGCCCAGGGCCCGTCGGCCCTGCTCATGCTGCTGCTGGGTGCGGCGGCGGTGCTCTGCGCGGCCGCGCTGGCCGCCCTACCCGCGGCGCGCGCGGCACGCCGCCGCCTCGCGGACACGCTGAGCGCGGTCGCCTGA
- a CDS encoding ABC transporter ATP-binding protein yields MSDDRPAPVLRAEGLVKTHHGEGAPAHAVRGVDLCVRQGEFVAITGPSGAGKSTLLHLLGGLQRPDAGHLWLDGESTDTYGEARWAVERRKRIGIVFQFFNLVSSLSVADNVELPALLAGSSPKRARTEREQLLAELGLTGKERSMPGELSGGEQQRVALARALVNHPPLLLADEPAGSLDSKGTREVMRLLSRFHQRGQTILLVTHDARLASAADRVISFFDGRIADDAELDGGTPPRRSGISGVLELKD; encoded by the coding sequence GTGAGCGACGACCGTCCCGCTCCTGTGCTGCGCGCCGAGGGGCTGGTGAAGACGCACCACGGCGAGGGCGCGCCCGCCCATGCCGTGCGCGGGGTCGATCTGTGCGTGCGGCAGGGCGAGTTCGTGGCGATCACCGGCCCGTCCGGCGCCGGGAAGTCGACGCTGCTGCATCTGCTCGGCGGGCTCCAGCGGCCGGACGCGGGCCATCTCTGGCTCGACGGCGAGTCCACCGACACCTACGGCGAGGCCCGCTGGGCGGTGGAGCGCAGGAAGCGGATCGGGATCGTCTTCCAGTTCTTCAACCTGGTGTCCAGCCTGTCCGTCGCCGACAACGTGGAGCTGCCCGCCCTGCTCGCCGGAAGCTCGCCGAAGCGGGCGCGCACCGAGCGCGAGCAGCTGCTGGCCGAGCTGGGGCTGACGGGCAAGGAGCGCAGCATGCCGGGCGAGCTGTCCGGCGGTGAGCAGCAGCGGGTCGCCCTGGCCCGGGCCCTGGTCAACCATCCCCCGCTGCTCCTGGCCGACGAACCGGCCGGCAGCCTCGACAGCAAGGGCACCCGCGAGGTGATGCGGCTGCTGTCCCGCTTCCACCAGCGCGGCCAGACGATCCTGCTGGTCACCCATGACGCGCGGCTGGCGAGCGCGGCGGACCGGGTGATCAGCTTCTTCGACGGCCGGATCGCCGACGACGCGGAACTCGACGGCGGCACACCCCCGCGCCGGTCCGGCATCTCCGGTGTGCTGGAACTCAAGGACTGA
- a CDS encoding PadR family transcriptional regulator — protein sequence MRLHLLALLARGPAHGYELKQDLEQLLGSAYPQPNVGQIYVTLGRLEKSGLIEGEDVAQSSRPNKKVYHLTDAGREALRAWFEEPEDEPRVRDDFFMKLALAPQTGLADQISLINHQRRQYLNTMRQLSKLAAAEDRDNRIAHLLIEGAMLHLQADLDWLERCQEELEELE from the coding sequence GTGCGCCTGCACCTCCTGGCACTCCTCGCCCGCGGCCCCGCCCATGGCTACGAGCTCAAGCAGGACCTTGAGCAACTGCTGGGCTCCGCGTACCCTCAGCCGAATGTCGGCCAGATCTATGTGACCCTCGGCCGCCTCGAGAAGTCGGGACTGATCGAGGGCGAGGACGTGGCGCAGTCCAGCCGGCCCAATAAAAAGGTCTACCACCTCACCGACGCCGGGCGGGAGGCGCTGCGCGCCTGGTTCGAGGAGCCCGAGGACGAGCCGCGGGTACGGGACGACTTCTTCATGAAGCTGGCGCTCGCTCCGCAGACCGGTCTCGCCGACCAGATCTCCCTGATCAACCACCAGCGGCGCCAGTATCTGAACACCATGCGGCAGCTGTCGAAGCTGGCCGCCGCCGAGGACCGCGACAATCGCATCGCGCATCTGCTGATAGAGGGTGCGATGCTGCACTTGCAGGCCGATCTGGACTGGCTGGAGCGGTGCCAGGAAGAGCTGGAGGAGCTGGAGTGA
- a CDS encoding ABC transporter substrate-binding protein, protein MRWIHAAGRGLLVLVVVMTGYVAAGAQAGEPAGGGRGPLTLATAGDLTGYLGPLLEGWNRTHPGEKVTLVELPDSADETQAQMSTDLRDGDRSRFDVLNIDVNWTSEFAAAGWIRPLPRDRFPLKTFLPPVVDTATYDGQLYAVPYVTNAGLLLYRKDILDKEGVEPPRTWAELERYAKTIAPKHGLDGYAGQFLPYEGLTVNAAEAVYSAGGSILGDEGERVTVDSAAAREGIGFLTRGVREGWISKEALTYKEEESKQAFQDGRLLFLRNWPYAYVGASAPGSRVAGKIGAVPLPGRDGPGTSVLGGSNLAVSSHARHPDSAARLIAYLTSEGVQRQVLTRGALPPVRADLYKDPQLIRRFPYLPTLRESVLAAEPRPKSPRYDQVSLVVQAVVHDAMAGHETPTAAVRRLARELDVISRG, encoded by the coding sequence ATGCGGTGGATCCATGCCGCGGGTAGGGGCCTTCTCGTTCTCGTCGTGGTCATGACCGGCTACGTCGCCGCCGGAGCGCAGGCGGGCGAGCCGGCGGGCGGCGGCCGCGGACCGCTCACCCTGGCCACCGCCGGAGACCTCACCGGCTATCTCGGCCCCCTGCTGGAGGGCTGGAACCGCACCCACCCCGGCGAGAAGGTGACCCTCGTCGAGCTGCCCGACTCGGCCGACGAGACCCAGGCGCAGATGTCCACCGACCTGCGCGACGGCGACCGCAGCAGGTTCGACGTGCTCAACATCGACGTCAACTGGACCTCGGAGTTCGCCGCCGCGGGCTGGATCAGACCCCTGCCCCGTGACCGCTTCCCGCTGAAGACCTTCCTCCCGCCGGTCGTCGACACGGCGACCTACGACGGACAGCTCTACGCCGTCCCGTACGTCACCAACGCCGGCCTGCTCCTCTATCGCAAGGACATCCTGGACAAGGAGGGCGTCGAGCCGCCGCGCACCTGGGCGGAGCTGGAGCGGTACGCGAAGACCATCGCCCCGAAGCACGGCCTCGACGGCTACGCCGGGCAGTTCCTCCCCTACGAGGGCCTCACCGTCAACGCGGCGGAAGCCGTCTACTCGGCGGGCGGCTCGATCCTCGGCGACGAGGGCGAGCGCGTCACCGTCGACTCGGCGGCGGCCCGCGAGGGCATCGGCTTCCTGACCCGCGGAGTGCGAGAGGGCTGGATCTCGAAAGAGGCGCTGACCTACAAGGAGGAGGAGTCCAAGCAGGCCTTCCAGGACGGCCGGCTGCTCTTCCTGCGGAACTGGCCGTACGCGTACGTCGGCGCCTCCGCCCCGGGGTCCCGGGTCGCCGGGAAGATCGGCGCCGTGCCGCTGCCCGGACGGGACGGGCCGGGGACGAGTGTCCTCGGCGGCTCCAACCTGGCCGTCAGCTCACACGCCCGGCATCCCGACTCGGCCGCCCGTCTGATCGCGTACCTCACCAGTGAGGGCGTCCAGCGCCAGGTCCTCACCCGTGGCGCGCTGCCGCCCGTACGGGCCGATCTCTACAAGGACCCGCAGCTCATCCGCAGGTTCCCGTACCTGCCGACCCTGCGCGAGAGCGTGCTCGCGGCCGAGCCGCGCCCCAAGAGCCCGCGCTACGACCAGGTCAGCCTGGTCGTCCAGGCCGTCGTGCACGACGCGATGGCCGGGCACGAGACGCCGACGGCCGCGGTGCGCCGTCTGGCGCGGGAGCTCGACGTCATCTCGCGCGGGTAG
- a CDS encoding glycoside hydrolase family 13 protein: MNRHHWWRDAVIYQVYVRSFLDSTGDGIGDLAGVRAGLPYLKKLGVDGIWLSPFYPSPQHDHGYDVADYCDVDPLFGDLAEFDQLVGAARRLGVKVLLDIVPNHCSSEHPWFREALAAAPGSEARARFHFADGRGPDGDEPPNNWHAMFGGPAWSRVTEADGRPGQWYLHMFTPEQPDWNWRDPEVAAEFDRVLRFWLDRGVDGFRIDVAAGLYKHPELPDSDDPEADARTRDSVNPLAWNQPEVHEVWRRWRSICEDYTERDGCERLLVGEVSVPTAREHARYVRPDELHQAFFFDLLSAPWDPDAFQKVISEAMQDIAGTGSTVTWVLNNHDQVRTVTRYGEPATEGSGLGAARARAAALLMLALPGAAYIYQGEELGLPEVVDLPDDVLTDPIFHRTGSRARIRDGCRVPLPWSGQASPFGFTSGEESAKPWLPQPEYFAEYATDRALADTRSFWHLYRDGLQLRGTLPQLGEGTLRWLDAPPGVLAFARGDDLVCAVNFGTAPTPAPVPGTPLLASGPCPAGVLPGSTAAWWIRS; the protein is encoded by the coding sequence TTGAACAGGCACCACTGGTGGCGTGACGCAGTGATCTATCAGGTGTACGTCCGCAGCTTCCTCGACAGCACCGGCGACGGCATCGGCGATCTCGCCGGAGTCCGGGCCGGACTGCCGTATCTGAAGAAGCTCGGCGTCGACGGGATCTGGCTGAGCCCCTTCTATCCCTCGCCGCAGCACGACCACGGCTACGACGTGGCCGACTACTGCGACGTCGACCCGCTCTTCGGCGACCTCGCCGAGTTCGACCAGCTGGTCGGGGCCGCGCGGCGGCTCGGCGTGAAGGTGCTGCTCGACATCGTCCCGAACCACTGCTCCAGCGAGCACCCCTGGTTCCGCGAGGCCCTCGCCGCGGCTCCCGGCAGCGAGGCCCGCGCCCGCTTCCACTTCGCCGACGGCCGCGGCCCGGACGGCGACGAGCCGCCCAACAACTGGCACGCCATGTTCGGCGGGCCGGCGTGGAGCCGGGTGACCGAGGCGGACGGGCGGCCCGGCCAGTGGTACCTGCACATGTTCACGCCCGAGCAGCCCGACTGGAACTGGCGTGACCCGGAGGTCGCCGCCGAGTTCGACCGGGTCCTGCGCTTCTGGCTGGACCGGGGCGTCGACGGCTTCCGCATCGACGTCGCCGCCGGCCTCTACAAGCACCCCGAGCTGCCCGACTCCGACGACCCGGAGGCCGACGCCCGCACCCGCGACTCGGTCAACCCGCTCGCCTGGAACCAGCCCGAGGTACACGAGGTGTGGCGCCGCTGGCGCTCCATATGCGAGGACTACACCGAGCGCGACGGCTGCGAACGCCTCCTCGTCGGCGAGGTCTCCGTCCCGACCGCCCGCGAGCACGCCCGGTACGTCCGCCCGGACGAACTCCACCAGGCCTTCTTCTTCGACCTGCTCAGCGCCCCCTGGGACCCGGACGCCTTCCAGAAGGTCATCTCCGAGGCCATGCAGGACATCGCCGGGACCGGCTCGACGGTCACCTGGGTCCTCAACAACCACGACCAGGTCCGCACCGTCACCCGCTACGGCGAACCCGCCACCGAAGGCAGCGGCCTCGGCGCCGCCCGGGCCCGCGCCGCCGCGCTGCTGATGCTGGCACTGCCCGGCGCCGCCTACATCTACCAGGGCGAGGAGCTCGGCCTGCCCGAGGTCGTCGACCTGCCCGACGACGTGCTCACCGACCCGATCTTCCACCGCACCGGCAGCCGGGCCCGCATCCGCGACGGCTGCCGGGTGCCGCTGCCCTGGTCGGGGCAGGCCTCGCCCTTCGGCTTCACCTCCGGCGAGGAGAGCGCCAAGCCGTGGCTGCCGCAGCCGGAGTACTTCGCCGAGTACGCCACCGACCGCGCCCTCGCCGACACCCGCTCCTTCTGGCACCTGTACCGCGACGGCCTCCAACTGCGCGGCACCCTGCCTCAGCTGGGCGAGGGCACTTTGCGCTGGCTGGACGCCCCGCCCGGCGTCCTCGCCTTCGCCCGCGGCGACGACCTGGTGTGCGCCGTCAACTTCGGTACGGCACCCACCCCCGCGCCGGTCCCCGGCACCCCTCTGCTCGCCAGCGGCCCCTGCCCCGCCGGGGTACTGCCCGGCTCCACGGCCGCCTGGTGGATCCGTTCCTGA
- a CDS encoding ABC transporter substrate-binding protein yields the protein MMRRRTTLLAGCTALALSLGATACGGGPVAAGGGDKALSGQTVTVAGVWSGTEQKNFQKVLDAFTEKTGAKTQFTSTGDNVSTVVGSKIEGGNAPDVVMVPQVGVLKQFAQKGWLKPLSKKTEQAVDAGYAPVWKKYGSVDGTLYGLYFKAAHKSTVWYSPDALAQAGVKPPKSYDEMLKAGQTVSDSGLAAFSVAGQDGWTLTDWFENVYLSQAGPEKYDALAAHKLKWTDASVVDALTTLGKLFQDKQLIAGGQKGALNTDFPGSVEKVFGPEPEAGMVYEGDFVAGVAKDQFGKTVGKDANFFPFPAVGGGEAPVVSGGDAAAVLKDGKNQKAAQALTEYLATPEASEVWAEAGGFLSPNKELDLAKYGDDVTRATAKSLVQAGDSVRFDMSDQAPAAFGGTKGTGEWKLLQDFLRDPSDPKGTAAKLEAAAAKAYQD from the coding sequence ATGATGCGACGACGTACCACCCTGCTCGCCGGCTGCACCGCCCTCGCCCTGTCGCTCGGCGCGACCGCCTGCGGCGGCGGCCCCGTCGCGGCCGGAGGCGGCGACAAGGCCCTCAGCGGCCAGACCGTCACCGTGGCCGGCGTCTGGTCCGGCACCGAGCAGAAGAACTTCCAGAAGGTGCTCGACGCCTTCACCGAGAAGACCGGCGCCAAGACGCAGTTCACGTCCACCGGCGACAACGTATCCACCGTCGTCGGCAGCAAGATCGAGGGTGGCAACGCCCCCGACGTCGTGATGGTCCCGCAGGTCGGCGTGCTCAAGCAGTTCGCGCAGAAGGGCTGGCTCAAGCCGCTGTCGAAGAAGACCGAGCAGGCCGTCGACGCGGGCTACGCCCCCGTGTGGAAGAAGTACGGCAGCGTCGACGGCACCCTCTACGGCCTGTACTTCAAGGCCGCCCACAAGTCGACCGTCTGGTACAGCCCCGACGCCCTCGCCCAGGCCGGCGTGAAGCCGCCGAAGTCGTACGACGAGATGCTCAAGGCCGGGCAGACCGTGTCCGACTCCGGGCTCGCCGCGTTCTCCGTCGCCGGACAGGACGGCTGGACCCTCACCGACTGGTTTGAGAACGTCTACCTGTCGCAGGCCGGACCCGAGAAGTACGACGCCCTCGCCGCGCACAAGCTGAAGTGGACCGACGCGTCGGTCGTCGACGCCCTCACCACGCTCGGCAAGCTCTTCCAGGACAAGCAGCTCATCGCCGGCGGCCAGAAGGGCGCGCTGAACACCGACTTCCCCGGCTCCGTGGAGAAGGTCTTCGGACCCGAGCCCGAGGCCGGCATGGTCTACGAGGGCGACTTCGTCGCCGGCGTCGCCAAGGACCAGTTCGGCAAGACCGTCGGCAAGGACGCGAACTTCTTCCCGTTCCCCGCGGTCGGCGGCGGTGAGGCTCCGGTCGTCAGCGGCGGTGACGCGGCCGCCGTCCTGAAGGACGGCAAGAACCAGAAGGCCGCGCAGGCCCTCACGGAGTACCTGGCCACGCCGGAGGCCTCCGAGGTGTGGGCCGAGGCGGGCGGCTTCCTCTCCCCGAACAAGGAACTCGACCTCGCCAAGTACGGCGACGATGTCACCCGCGCCACCGCCAAGTCCCTCGTCCAGGCCGGGGACTCGGTCCGCTTCGACATGTCCGACCAGGCCCCCGCGGCCTTCGGCGGCACCAAGGGCACCGGCGAGTGGAAGCTGCTCCAGGACTTCCTGCGCGACCCGTCCGACCCGAAGGGCACCGCGGCGAAGCTGGAGGCCGCGGCGGCCAAGGCGTACCAGGACTGA
- a CDS encoding ABC transporter permease subunit, producing MTATLVKETSPPPPGTIADRTRRLRRRGKVIALLFVLPALLLLGALVVYPVLFSIGRSFFDASGTTFVGGDNYAEMFSDPATLNAVRNTAIWVVVAPALLTGLGLILAVLVEKVRWATAFKLLLFMPMAVSFLAAGIIFRLAYDEDPDKGVLNAAVVSVHDAFEGSSSYPTARGRDGQGLTKEKDGSYRTSQSVSPGNAVTLPLVGVLPDDLPGGTKPAYAAAGQKAAADEVRGVVYLDFTPGGGGEQGKVDRSESGLPEMKVEAVRDGKTVATATTASDGSFRFQGLEPGSYAVQLPSSNFAPPYEGVSWLGPALVTPAIIGAYLWIWTGFSMVLIGAGLATLPRDTLEAARMDGANEWQIFRRITVPLLAPVLTVVFITLVINVMKVFDLVYIIAPGPVQEDATVLATQMWLVSFGGGNNQGLGSALGVLLLLLVVPAMVFNVRRFRRSQR from the coding sequence ATGACAGCGACCCTCGTGAAAGAGACGAGTCCACCGCCGCCCGGCACGATCGCCGACCGGACGCGGCGACTGCGCCGGCGCGGCAAGGTCATCGCCCTGCTGTTCGTGCTGCCCGCGCTGCTGCTGCTCGGCGCGCTCGTCGTCTACCCCGTGCTGTTCAGCATCGGCCGCAGCTTCTTCGACGCCTCCGGGACGACGTTCGTCGGCGGCGACAACTACGCCGAGATGTTCAGCGACCCGGCGACCCTCAACGCCGTCCGCAACACGGCCATCTGGGTCGTCGTCGCACCGGCCCTGCTGACCGGCCTCGGGCTGATCCTGGCCGTCCTGGTGGAGAAGGTCCGCTGGGCCACCGCCTTCAAACTGCTCCTCTTCATGCCGATGGCGGTCTCCTTCCTCGCCGCCGGCATCATCTTCCGCCTCGCCTACGACGAGGACCCCGACAAGGGCGTCCTCAACGCGGCGGTCGTCTCCGTCCACGACGCGTTCGAGGGCTCCTCGTCCTACCCGACGGCCCGGGGACGTGACGGGCAGGGTCTGACCAAGGAGAAGGACGGGTCGTACCGCACGAGCCAGAGCGTGTCACCGGGCAACGCGGTGACGCTCCCGCTGGTCGGCGTACTGCCCGACGACCTGCCGGGCGGGACGAAGCCGGCGTACGCGGCGGCGGGACAGAAGGCCGCCGCCGACGAAGTGCGCGGCGTGGTCTACCTGGACTTCACGCCCGGCGGGGGAGGGGAGCAGGGCAAGGTCGACCGGAGCGAGAGCGGACTGCCCGAGATGAAGGTCGAGGCGGTGCGCGACGGCAAGACGGTCGCCACGGCGACCACCGCCTCCGACGGCTCCTTCCGCTTCCAGGGCCTCGAACCCGGCTCCTACGCGGTGCAGTTGCCCTCGTCCAACTTCGCCCCGCCCTACGAGGGCGTCTCCTGGCTCGGACCGGCCCTGGTCACACCGGCGATCATCGGCGCGTACCTGTGGATCTGGACCGGCTTCTCCATGGTGCTCATCGGCGCCGGACTGGCGACGCTGCCGCGCGACACGCTGGAGGCGGCGCGGATGGACGGCGCCAACGAATGGCAGATCTTCCGGCGGATCACCGTGCCGCTGCTGGCACCCGTCCTGACCGTCGTCTTCATCACCCTGGTCATCAACGTGATGAAGGTCTTCGACCTCGTCTACATCATCGCGCCCGGGCCGGTACAGGAAGACGCGACCGTCCTCGCGACGCAGATGTGGCTGGTGTCGTTCGGCGGCGGCAACAACCAGGGACTCGGCAGCGCACTCGGAGTGCTGCTCCTGCTCCTGGTGGTCCCGGCCATGGTGTTCAACGTCCGCCGCTTCCGAAGGAGTCAGCGATGA